Within the Platichthys flesus chromosome 16, fPlaFle2.1, whole genome shotgun sequence genome, the region TGATTCAAAACTAAACCACAGCACAGGAAATTATGTTGCctaataaaatatgataaagagaaagagacaacaTTGCTGCTGTAtgacacatataaatatattggtTCTTCCTGATGTGGAGGCATTTGGCAGCACAATATAAGTTTTATATCTGACGTCATCAAATGTGCAATAGAACACAAAAAATAAGTCTGGGCTTCTGCAACATTAACAGATACACCTCCTTTACAGTCACATTTTCTTCAACAGCAAAGTTTAGATTAATTAACTAACTAATAGCAGCCACAGTCAGGCCCTCAACAAAAGCCATCTAAACATAAgccaatatttatatataaggtAAATAGCCAGTTACAACATGTATAGTCATTCAAACCTTCTAAGAAATTATGCTAACAtaagcattttttgtttttacaaacacGAAAAAGTTGCTGAACGTACCTGCAAATTGGCACACCAATGTACATATACTAAGGTACATTTGTCATGTATCTGTTCTTATTTTCatgtacttttcacttttactccactacatatGTTATCAAATATCTATACTTCCAACTCCACTTCAATTTTGTACAATAACATTTTACATGTGCCCATAGTTTTTAAGTAACCAAAAAATCAATAATTAGAACTGGATCTCTGATCCTATCAGGGCgggcaggtaacattagaccccgcctcctgcagcagcagtgtcacTGGTGAAGAAGAAACTCCTGAAATGGAGTTGTAAAAGGCCACGTCCATCAATATCAccatctatttatttgtacttttactaaATAAAAGATTTGATTACTTACTCCACCACTGCTGCAAAGTCGCAGCAATATAAAATCATTTCATGTtcctataataataatatctccATGTAGCAAGTAAAAAATATGATTGAAAATTATTATGGCTATGCTTAggcactcacactcacatagCTATGTTTTTTTAAGAGATCCTGCTATGGTTTGATTTGGAAAAGTCAAAAGCAATTTGATGCATGGGACAAGAtgtgtttattaatatttaacagtAGCTCTAATCTTTCACCAACactaaccaaagtgtttttgttgcatTAACCCAACCACACGCTCAGGGTTTTGAGCTTGACACTCCTCTTGAAACCTAACAGAACTAGTTAGTAATATATAAACTTCTAGGAAACAGGTATTTAAGGCAGGAGATGTCTGTCTAAAATACAGGTATACCCATTTTGTCAATATACCTTTTAACTTAAGTGTAACATGTTGCAGTGGGTTAAGCTGAAAGTTGGAGAAAAGTTTGTCACATTATGGAACAAAAATCCTTATAATTCAACGTCATAACAGTAAATAAAGGTACAAACCTGTACATTCAACCATGAATTTATACATATTATACAAAAAGTACACATTATAAACTGTCATACATTCTTTCTGAGCTCATTAATCAAAAATAAACGCTTCTTAACCTTGTCTGGTATTTCTTGTGGATTAGAGGCCCTGCACTATAATACTTCAAGTAATATTTCAAGTAACACAAGCTCAGAGTCCATATTTTACACTATAAATAACTTATCTCCAATGAGGTGCCCTGCTCCAAGTTTTCCTCTGGCAGAGATTTTATGTTTCCATTTTTGGCTCCATTGAGAAGCAATGGAGCAGCAAGTGTGGACCCATTGACTGGATCTTTCCCTTTTGTGTCACCAGCTTTGTCCTTGACCGGGGACGGCAGCTCTTCTGCAGTCGTCTCTGAGAGCAGTGGCCTCGAGCTCTGTGGCTGGAAGCTGCTGTTTCCATTCTGGCCGATTCTGTAGATCTCAGTCATTTCTGAGACGTCTTCCTCATCGTCGTCCACTTCGTCCCCGATTCCCCGTCTCAGGCTCTCCCTGGGCATGAGCGCCCTCCGCCCTTCCTCCTGCGGCTGCTGGCGCTCCATGGGCTCGTGGTTCTCCACCTTCCTTGTGGAGCGGCAGAGCGCCTTCCGGAAACCCCTCTTGAAGTTGTCTGACAAGAAGCCGTACACGATGGGGTTGGCGCAGCTGTTAGCATAACTGAGCAGTACGACAAAATAGTAAAGGCCCTGGTAGTCTGAGGGCAGGGACACCAGTAGGTTGATGATGTTGAGGATGTAGAAAGGCAACCAGCAGAAGACAAACACTGCAACAACAATCACAACCATGCGTGTCACTTTCCGCTCCGACTTTCTGCGCTTGTTGGAGGTGGCGTGGACTTTTTTACCCGAGCTGCGTATCTTGAAAACAATGAGCAGGTAACAGAGGCAGATGATAAGAAGAGGACAGAAGAATCCAACAGTGGAGGTGTAGATGATGAAAGCCGCGCTCCAGATGTTAGTCGGTTGAGGCCAGGAGATGTTACAGGTGCCTCCGGCCCTCTGGATGTTGGCAAAGATGATCACAGGCAGAACAACGAGAAACGACAAAGCCCACACAGTGCCATTCACTAATTTGGCCACCCGAGGTCGCCGCCACTTTGAAGACACAATGGGGTGAACTACAGCAAGGTAGCGGTCGATGCTCATCACGGTCAGGCAGAAGATGCTGGTGAACTGGTTGATGGAGTCGACGGTCATGACCAGGCGGCACATGAACAAGCCAAAGGGCCATGACTGCATGGTGTTCTGAACGGCCAGGAAAGGCAGACTGAGCATGAAAAGCTCGTCAGCTATGGCTAAGTTCAGGATGTAGATGTTGGTGACAGACTCTATCTTTGAGTAATGCAGCACTATGTGAATCACTATAGTGTTTCCACCCAGGCCAATGATGCACACAATGATGTATATGAGTGGGATGAGGACCCCTGCCACGCTGGGACCTGAGGAGACATCTGGGTTGGTGAAGTTGGTACAGTTGGATGAGCTGAAGTTGAACAGTGTCTGGTTCAGATCGCTGTCGTTGAACATGAGCAAAAGCAGGGGGAGTCCAGGCGAGGGGCCGCCGAAGCTGTCGTTCTCCCACATCCCATTCGTCATCTCTAGCCCAAGAAGCGTGGCGTCACCCATGGATGTGCTCTTCCTCTTGCTCCGTCCTTCTGGCGTTTAGCTCCCACCCATCTGTtggaagagaaaaaatattttttctatatttattttaatctcaGAGGAGAAAGTAATCAATGTAGATGAGAAATACAGAGAACTGCTTGTTTGCATATTTCAGCTTTGAAATCAATCAGCAGGCATGCTGACAGTTTTGTGGTCTAACATTCAAATAGTTGTTGTCAAATTTTATAAAGTTGCTCCACAGATTTAGCTCATTCAATCTTATTCAAGAAAGATTCTGGTCCTTTCCAGCAGCCAGTTACAAATTACAGTAAAATGGCACAATATGACGAGAAATTGTCATATCTGCTTTGTTAAACACGTAGCACATCGTTTATCAGAGCATCACaactctgatttattttttactattgGATCTTCATATTTGTTGCAAAGTAAATAGTAACATTTCTTGAATGTATTTCCTAAATGCTTAACTAAATGCCCAACCCTTACCATAACCGAAACCTAAACCTAATCAAAACCAAGTTTAAACTGTCCGCCTTTTGGGGAAGTTGGAAAGTAAGGAATTACCTTTGTGCCTTTGTAAGATCTAACCAACAAACCGTTCCTCACACAGAtagaagtacaagtacacagACAGTAGCAACCAAtctgttgaatgcactaatcgTAAGTCGTCTTTGTATAAAAGCGTCCTCTaaatgacatttaataatgtaatgtaagaaAAACACTACATTAAAGGGATACACATGAAAATTCACCACTTTGCCAATGTAGCTGTGGATGAagtgtccacaaaacacttagggagtttcaggggtaaacagcgttgcatcCAAATTTAAGTAACCGGTCACCATTTCttcaaaggtaaaaaaaacaacataaaatgcCCCCATAATGTGATCCAAGTGTACGTTAGCCCCGACAtaacatttttcttattttttttaacgttAGATGTGGTTCCCAGTTAAATCAATTGTATTGAATTCGGCTTCAACACCTGAAAACtcccaaagtgttttgtggactcaaacccttcagtcacccctccatcagcatagtattgagtagataatgagtgaactaTTTATGAACTATTTCCCAACATTTGAAGATTTCCTGTTTAGTGGTGGTTGTATATACTTCTTTATGCTGTATAATATATCTCTCACTAAATCCTTCATGAAGGTTATATTGTTGTTCAATTAAAGTGTCTTTTTCacatatattaatttaaatatagaCTTCCAGCTCtcaatatgtattttattttattgagagTGCAACAAGAACAAGTAAAGCAgtcttcctgtctcctccaaATAAGGCACTACAAAAGTTTATCCATTTGTaatcaacattttgttttaataaaaaggaaataatctATATAATCAGACCTGCTCTTTGTATTGAGAGTCATGAGAACCAATAACCCCCTTAAAACAGTTTAATGTGAATAATGTATGGTGACAACATGTCTACAATGAAAGAAACGCAGGATGTGGAAAAGATTACACTGAGAGGTCGAGGGACAAAAGGACAACACCGGATAGAGATAGGATGGAGTTGGATATGAGATGATgagtcagacaggaaacagttAACGCTGGTGTGAGGATGGATGTTTGCAGGTACAATGATTTGACCACAGCAGCTGATACGGCAGACAAATTAAACAGTGTGTGTTCCCACACATGGTGGGATGCCCAGCAGCACTTTGGTTAACGTGAACCaggaacacacagggacaagCCGTGACTGTGGGGGCAAGACTGTGTTTGCGGTTGGAGACGCACGTTTAGTAAACATCTGCATTGACCGTAACAGCTGGTACACTTACTCACACATTCATCGTCTTGTTCTTTTGATGTAATGAATCACTTTTTGTTCAGCTTTCATAACCATGCTGGCACGGTGCGGACAGGGATGGCAATGACCACTTTGATCCAGAGTGAAATATCTCTACAATTGGAAGGATTGTTTTGAGTCGCTTAGACTTTTCCAAATGGTAAAATGccaaatgtaaagaaatataCTATATAGGCTCAATGAATCAATTGGAACATCATTGGTTCAGTGTTgatactgtatatactgtatgtacagAACATAGACTTTATATACATGTACATTAGGATGATGGTGAGTTTATAGTTAGTTGTGGGTTATGTTGATCTTAAACATTATAATATTAAAAGTCTTTCTTCCTGCTAGGTAGCTTATACCTTAGCTTAGCAGAGATTGAGGGAACAGGGGTTAGCTAAACTCCATTCGAAGGCAACAGAAGTGCCAACTAGCATCTCCAAAGCTGCTtgtgttatttatcatttatgtcaaaaagtgtgaatgtgaatttgGTATTATTTTTATTAGGGGTGTTTTGTGTGGCTATTTTAGCTAAGCTGAATACTCTGTAGTGGctctgttgtaaaaaaaaataaatggaggagaaaaaacagaaaacaaatgtccatACATTTGTATAACAGATGGTGTCACTCCCACGGACATTTCAAGTAGcacttaatgaaaaaaaaaattcattcaaATAATCAATATTCATTTCACTCTTACTTAACAACAGAGCATTACTATTCAGTATTTAATCTTGTATTAAAACATGTCGTGAACATGATTTCAAAAGAGTCATGTCAGACAAATACTGACCATTGCCTCCTTTCAAATGGGAATTGACAAAATGTCTGATGTTGCTGGGAGGAAATCAGCTGGGGAACAGCACAGATGTGCCCTGATAAAATGCACTGATAGAGTTCAGCAAACAAATTGAATGAAAGGTTATTGTCACCTGAATGGTGACAGCTGTACAGTCTATCGGGGAAAAAAATCCCATTCAGTCTCTCTGCCCTCCTGAGGTTCAATTtaaaacacatgacacatgaggGAGAACAAATGACCTGAAACagcaaaacaagaacaaacaacCATCAAAGtgtggtctttttttttctcattaagaGGAGACCTGATACATTTCTATGATTTCAGCCCATCGTCACATTCATCATTTTTCAATATCTTACTTAATACCCGATCACGGACAATTTGTGTTGCATTTGTCAATTACCAGCACCAAGGGAAACAAAGATAGAGAAAAGCCGGGGTCCTTAGTCGTAAATCAAACAGAACCAAATAAACAACAAGAAGGCATCTgcaaatacatgtttttctcctctcctctcgagTCACATCTTGGCTAAAAGGAGCAAGAGAAActctccttccctcatccttGGTGAAGAAATATgaaacaattataataaaacGATAAAataacatcagcagcagctccagttgAGCATGAGTGTGTTGCTTAATGAAATACTCAGTAGTAACCAGGATTTGAACCCTATACAAAATCGTCCTGGTACATTGAACCATTATTGTCCTTTAATTAAATATCAGCTATTGACCGGATGACAGacgtttctctcttttttttccatcatcACAGCTACAATCCATGAAAGTAACATGTAATAATGTTTGTGAGCTTCCTTTGCATTTATTCATagttaaaatacaattttcttctccatctccatcattAGGTGCAACTGCCTCAGATTAACTATTTGACTATCATCATCCCTGTTATGAAGATAAATCTGTTTAATATCACTGAAATGTTCCGGTTTCAAACTgtctgaaaagaaaatgtcagcTTGCCATTATAAGAGAATGTATTTAATACATCTATTtcgaaaacaaaaacagcagaaagaTGTATTGTTGTCAGGGAAAGAACAAAAGATAAAGCTCCAACAACCAGTTAGTACCAGAATTACTGCCCTGCAGTTGGTGGCAttcaccaaccagtgcagtttcagtctacatgCATTTATCCCCCAcactcatatgaggtcaccatgacctttgacaacTGATTTCAAACCAATTAATTTTTAAATCCAGGTGACATGTGAGAAATTTTAGGcaaaaaatccccaaagtgatctcatgttcaagaggccaaacaCATGTACTGTGTGGCAACTggcaccttgacctttgaccaccctaATGCATTCATCTTTGGCCCTGTCTCAAATGGGACAACACTACCCCTTCACGACTACACGCAAAACAAAAAGGTTGGAACAAGTGGTCGGGGTAATGGGTGAATAATAAGAAGTCAAACTGAAAATTTTTAcaaaatttgaagacattccctcaaggtgttcttAAGATATCATGTTCTCAAAAATGGGAAGGACGGATTAATGGATGGACAACCCGAAAACACTTTTTTCAAGGAGAAATAAAAACCGGTAGAATCTCCAGTAGAAGGCTGATCAGAGGCCAGAGGCCTGAACTTGAGCAGCTATTTTTCAACTGTGATGCCTCAGAGAAATCGATTTAGTCGCTGTAATATCTGAATTGTATTTGTCACGTTTCATTAATGAGACTGAATGAAACGTGACAAATACAATTCAGATATTACAGCGACTAAATCGATTTCTCTGAGGCATCACAGTTGAAAAATAGCGGCTCAAGTTCAGGCATCTGGCCTCTGATCAGCCTTCTACTGGAGGTTCTACcagtttttatttctccttgAAAAAAGTAATGAAGTGAAATCTTCCTCAGAAATGTTTAGAAGAAGCAGAAAGTAGATGTAAGTAAGATGTCATTATCAAGTGTTTCAAAACTGCACTAATGTATTTTACCTGagtccagactgaaataaaaatacattgacTGTAACACTGTATCAACTGCAGACAAAATCATTGTGTTAGTTGAGTATGGACAGTTTGTGTAAATTGTAAACCATGCCAGGCCAAGCACAGAGCCTTGTGGTGCGCATTTGGCTGTTAATAGGATGCTTTCAGCTTAACATTATATACAGACTGGGATATCTGTAAGCTTTGAAGAAAAGCCTGTTCTCAAAATTATCATGGACAAAATATTGTCACTTTGGTCTTTCAAACAATCTTGGACTAATCAAACAAACTATGTGCAGCTTCTTTACCAGAAGTTCCGCCTTACAGAAGAACAAAGCTGCAGCTATCGGAGCAGATAAGGCAGCTTATCTGAAACATGAGGGCGTACTGGGAAACTCTGATTCCTTGGAAGTGACctacacacaaattaaaactgcTGTGAGttggaaaaaacatgtttttacattGAGGTCTGAGTGAGGGAAACATGGTGGTTTTAGTTAACACACTTTTTCCTGTAATAAACAAAACCATGATATTTCCAGGACCTTAATCAAGTGCTGAGTGTTTGAAGATTACCATGAAAAGATTTACTGCTGGGGTCACTATAAGTTGGAAAATCTAATattttgacagaaaaaaaatatcatgTAGCATTCATTATCAATGCTAAAGTAACTTCTCAAATACATACATTAAAGTAAAGGCCGCACAGTCCTCTTACATTCTTACACtaactcatagatatcagtcccataAATATGTCAGAGTTTTAAAATTccggatccatgaattattctctcgGGAATTGATGAAACGATAAAAAAACATCGAAACTCACAGATTTAAAGGAAGTGATatcaaattcctggatctgtcaCTTTTTTTGGATCCACATTAAATTGAATGGCTTCTTCCCTGAAACATAACACATTCTTCTACCAAGTTTTGTGCAAAtatattcagttgtttttgtataatcttgTTTAAAATCGAGCCAACCATCAAACAAACGGACAATgcgtgaaaacataacttccttggtgGTTTCTGCAGTTTAGTTAGAGTTTGTATTAATCAAacatttagatgtttttttatggTCTTCCTAATTACTCTTTAATcccaagtgaaaaaaaaaaagttatgtcTCTACTGTATCACATAGGTACCCAGTATTTTTAGGGTATAACTTATAGGGCATAATTactctatttatttataagtGTTGTTTTCTAAAACAGgagaaagtaaaagtaaaaaacaaacatatactcTAAAGTGAGCTTTCCAATGATTGCTAATGCAAATGCCCCATTGTCAGAACAAGCagggaacaaaataaaacacctgtCAACAAcaagagatctcagaaacggctgagaatcctacccattacttagacagcttctctctgatcacccgtgatcagtttaccaaattaatctcaggttctaaaccaacaacctgtatcttagatcccattcctaccaaattacttaaagaaattctgcactaattgatagttcgttacttaacattatcaatctgtcattatcatcaggttatgtaccacagtcttttaaaatagctgtcatcaaacccctactcaaaaaacccaccctagacccagaggttttagccaattacagaccaatatctaacctccccttcatttctaaaatcttagaaaaagtggtagccaatcagctgtgtgagtttctccaggaaaataatatatatggagactttcaatcagggtttagagccaatcacagtacagagacagccttggcaaaagtcactaatgaccttttaatagcctcagatcagggacttgtgtctgtcctcgttctgttagatctcagtgcagcattcgacacaattgaccatcaaattttattacaaagactaaaacagttaattaacattaatggaaccgcccttaactggtttaaatcgtatttttctgatcgctcccaatttgtgcaaattaatgatgagtcatctgtgcgcaccaaagttaatcatggtgttccacagggctctgtgctcggcccaattttattctcattatatatgcttccactaggaaacattatcaggacaccctcggtaaatttccactgctatgcggacgacacccagttatatttgtcaataaaacctgaacaaagtaatcaattaactaaacttcgaacatgtctcaaggacataaaaacctgacccgcaattttctcttattaaactcagacaaaacagaggtta harbors:
- the sstr3 gene encoding somatostatin receptor type 5, with amino-acid sequence MGDATLLGLEMTNGMWENDSFGGPSPGLPLLLLMFNDSDLNQTLFNFSSSNCTNFTNPDVSSGPSVAGVLIPLIYIIVCIIGLGGNTIVIHIVLHYSKIESVTNIYILNLAIADELFMLSLPFLAVQNTMQSWPFGLFMCRLVMTVDSINQFTSIFCLTVMSIDRYLAVVHPIVSSKWRRPRVAKLVNGTVWALSFLVVLPVIIFANIQRAGGTCNISWPQPTNIWSAAFIIYTSTVGFFCPLLIICLCYLLIVFKIRSSGKKVHATSNKRRKSERKVTRMVVIVVAVFVFCWLPFYILNIINLLVSLPSDYQGLYYFVVLLSYANSCANPIVYGFLSDNFKRGFRKALCRSTRKVENHEPMERQQPQEEGRRALMPRESLRRGIGDEVDDDEEDVSEMTEIYRIGQNGNSSFQPQSSRPLLSETTAEELPSPVKDKAGDTKGKDPVNGSTLAAPLLLNGAKNGNIKSLPEENLEQGTSLEISYL